The following are encoded together in the Ezakiella massiliensis genome:
- a CDS encoding ABC transporter ATP-binding protein, with amino-acid sequence MYRINKDQNINKVNIRLMGIVFIIISSLFSMVTPYLNKIIIDNIISSDKNLEISEIVIIIAILFVSQLIIFYFGNFMVQKLLLNYKRRLVGGIFKKSLSMSSPDYLEEDSGKVHNLYYGYSNTLASSLINYNILLPGFIFQVVITFAILFYISPKLALISIVASPLYLMFVVWNSKKRSVLNQDCIESNDRFVKTANIFKNHIVDMHIIDNDEFFNRIFNKDLMYDIKTTERYYFWFNFGNRLPIFIQMGVPIFILWLGGRYVNSGVLTLGTLIMFSQYITHLFDPLTSVFHIITEIKSMKPYYDVYESFYYKESNVENKYKEIFANVDGININDAEIYSAGDKFLYNCNMKMADKGLYIIKGPNGSGKSTILKIIAGIFPKSLVKNGSISINESFYNDISVLQYPLFFFNGTVLDNIKCGQNNIVVDIFDLSNLNKEIHGDKVNLSSGEQQKLALSRVFTEDRKVVFLDEPFSNLEEAASVKLKSYIEEIKNEKLVVVIMHDDSLDNIADQVFTISNGELN; translated from the coding sequence ATGTACAGGATTAATAAGGATCAGAATATTAATAAAGTTAATATCAGACTTATGGGTATTGTATTTATAATAATATCCTCACTTTTCTCAATGGTTACTCCATACTTAAATAAGATTATAATCGATAATATTATCAGTTCAGATAAAAATTTGGAGATAAGTGAGATTGTTATAATAATAGCCATATTATTTGTTTCTCAGCTTATAATTTTTTATTTTGGCAACTTTATGGTTCAAAAATTATTACTTAATTATAAGAGAAGGTTGGTAGGAGGGATTTTTAAAAAGAGTTTATCTATGTCCTCTCCAGATTATTTAGAAGAGGATAGTGGTAAAGTCCATAATTTATATTACGGATATTCTAATACTCTCGCCTCTTCTTTAATTAATTATAATATCTTGCTGCCAGGTTTTATATTTCAAGTTGTAATAACATTTGCAATTTTATTTTATATAAGTCCTAAGTTGGCACTAATTTCGATTGTTGCAAGTCCTTTATACTTAATGTTTGTGGTTTGGAATTCTAAAAAAAGATCAGTTTTAAATCAAGATTGTATAGAATCCAATGACCGTTTTGTAAAGACGGCTAACATTTTTAAAAACCATATTGTTGATATGCATATAATTGACAATGATGAATTTTTTAACAGAATTTTCAACAAGGATTTAATGTATGATATAAAGACTACTGAACGATACTATTTTTGGTTTAATTTTGGTAATCGCCTTCCAATCTTTATACAGATGGGAGTTCCTATCTTTATTTTATGGTTGGGCGGTAGGTATGTAAACAGTGGCGTTTTAACGCTGGGTACTTTGATTATGTTTAGTCAATATATTACTCATCTGTTTGATCCACTAACAAGTGTATTTCATATTATAACAGAAATTAAGTCGATGAAACCTTACTATGATGTATATGAGAGCTTTTATTATAAAGAATCCAATGTTGAAAATAAATATAAAGAAATATTTGCCAATGTGGATGGTATAAATATTAACGATGCTGAGATTTATAGTGCTGGCGATAAGTTTTTATATAATTGTAATATGAAGATGGCTGATAAGGGTTTATATATAATTAAAGGGCCTAATGGTAGTGGAAAATCTACAATTTTAAAGATTATAGCTGGAATTTTCCCAAAATCTCTGGTAAAAAATGGAAGTATAAGTATAAATGAGTCATTCTATAATGATATTTCTGTCTTACAGTATCCGTTATTTTTCTTTAATGGAACTGTTTTAGACAATATAAAATGCGGGCAAAATAATATCGTAGTTGATATATTTGATCTATCTAATTTGAACAAAGAGATTCATGGAGACAAGGTGAACTTATCTAGTGGAGAGCAACAAAAGCTTGCCTTATCAAGAGTATTTACAGAGGATAGAAAAGTTGTTTTCTTGGACGAGCCTTTTTCAAATTTAGAAGAGGCTGCATCAGTTAAGCTTAAGTCATATATAGAAGAGATTAAAAATGAAAAATTGGTCGTTGTAATTATGCACGATGATTCATTGGATAATATCGCTGACCAAGTTTTTACAATTAGTAATGGAGAATTGAATTAA
- a CDS encoding FtsW/RodA/SpoVE family cell cycle protein, protein MFFNKKRPFQRVEYITILITLALLVFGLLILKSSTNSYEAQASYMKGQYVATLLGLGAMFVLMFTPPKLFKKLDFLIYLISVGLLVYTLLFGEEMYGSKSWVDIGGYVFQPAEFAKVGLIVSLSGFMNRAKDRFNDLPVLLILIVLALIPIALILKQPDNGTAIVTFGIIAVMFFIGGLNFKYILAALGLLAVGIPIYWSRLPDYARDRIFVFLDPESDILGKGLQGYMSKISIGSGKFWGTGLFKGVQNNSNYTPFKHSDFIFAVIGEELGLFGGIILISLYGLLITRMIFIAKDSDYYSRVLISGVVALFFIHIFENIAMTMNLMPITGIPLPFVSHGGTFQVANLICIGLVLGIKYHKEVEVKVPGAQIENLLSGR, encoded by the coding sequence ATGTTTTTTAACAAGAAACGACCATTTCAAAGGGTGGAGTACATCACGATTTTAATCACTCTTGCCCTCCTGGTATTTGGTCTTTTGATATTAAAATCTTCAACAAATTCATACGAGGCCCAAGCGTCCTATATGAAAGGCCAGTACGTTGCCACCCTCTTAGGACTAGGAGCAATGTTTGTTTTGATGTTTACGCCTCCAAAGCTATTTAAAAAATTGGATTTTCTAATATATTTAATCAGCGTTGGCCTCTTGGTCTATACTTTACTCTTCGGCGAAGAAATGTACGGATCAAAGAGCTGGGTCGACATTGGCGGATATGTTTTTCAACCGGCAGAATTTGCAAAAGTTGGACTTATCGTTTCCCTTTCGGGATTTATGAACAGGGCCAAAGATCGTTTTAACGACCTGCCAGTTCTTTTAATTTTAATAGTCCTGGCCCTTATTCCAATTGCCCTTATCCTAAAGCAACCTGACAATGGTACAGCCATAGTCACCTTTGGAATAATTGCAGTTATGTTTTTTATTGGCGGACTCAATTTCAAATATATTTTGGCGGCACTGGGTCTTTTAGCTGTAGGCATACCAATCTACTGGTCCCGTCTGCCAGACTACGCCCGCGACCGTATCTTTGTGTTTTTAGATCCAGAGAGCGATATCTTGGGCAAAGGTCTCCAAGGTTATATGTCAAAAATATCCATTGGCTCTGGAAAATTTTGGGGTACAGGATTATTTAAAGGAGTACAAAACAATTCCAACTATACGCCCTTTAAGCACTCTGACTTTATCTTTGCAGTTATCGGCGAAGAACTGGGGCTTTTTGGCGGTATAATCCTCATCAGTCTCTACGGACTTTTGATTACCAGGATGATATTTATTGCAAAAGATTCAGACTACTATTCCAGAGTTTTAATTTCTGGCGTCGTTGCTCTGTTTTTTATCCACATATTTGAAAACATTGCGATGACAATGAATCTAATGCCAATTACAGGTATTCCACTTCCCTTTGTTTCCCACGGGGGAACATTTCAGGTGGCAAATTTGATTTGCATTGGCCTGGTATTGGGTATAAAATACCATAAGGAAGTTGAAGTAAAAGTGCCCGGTGCACAAATAGAAAATTTATTAAGCGGGAGGTAA
- a CDS encoding DUF1700 domain-containing protein, with protein MINEFLSNLEKSLRSETVPQAYIDNILNTYKNIINQALAENKRETDIVSELGNPVLLARDLRQKFDIKPKTMSQDEIQKIQEGEKPTRVKRSAGILFLSLIGKILINIIAIPVSIIGLLIVLGLFTAPFALGAVGLSGILYQVVYINGYELILSTLTSIALGIGLIGLAILLLIGLIYVLVWYIKMITLMFSNLASIIRRYE; from the coding sequence ATGATTAATGAATTTTTATCCAATCTAGAAAAATCACTGAGATCTGAAACCGTGCCCCAAGCTTATATAGATAATATTCTTAACACTTACAAAAATATTATCAACCAAGCCTTGGCAGAAAATAAAAGAGAAACTGATATTGTTTCTGAACTTGGCAACCCAGTTCTCTTGGCAAGAGACTTGAGGCAAAAGTTTGATATAAAACCAAAGACCATGAGCCAAGATGAAATACAAAAAATCCAAGAAGGCGAAAAACCAACTAGGGTCAAGAGAAGCGCAGGAATTCTTTTCTTATCACTGATTGGCAAAATATTAATAAATATTATAGCCATACCGGTAAGTATCATCGGACTCTTAATAGTTCTTGGCCTCTTTACAGCACCATTTGCTTTAGGAGCTGTTGGCCTATCGGGCATTCTCTATCAGGTCGTCTATATTAACGGATACGAACTTATCCTTTCGACACTAACCAGCATTGCCCTAGGCATTGGACTAATAGGACTTGCCATTCTACTCTTAATTGGCCTAATCTATGTCCTAGTTTGGTATATAAAGATGATCACACTTATGTTTTCAAATCTGGCAAGCATTATCAGGAGGTATGAATAA
- a CDS encoding thymidine kinase, with protein MHQYKGRLILHCGSMFSGKTSALFREVNRFSIAGYKVLATKPSFDKRYSKKDILTHDKLGLTAETFSSMDELLSLVEKNKPDVLAVDEIQFLNDQRDEFIDLINEFLKRGLTIVLAGLDMDYLGTPFDVTEGVFAISDYVTKHHAVCSKCGSDAWVSHRTVDNADRLVLGSSDIYEPLCRTCFNKEKEKQAANKNQLKFN; from the coding sequence ATGCACCAATACAAAGGAAGATTAATTTTACACTGTGGGTCAATGTTTTCGGGCAAAACATCGGCCCTTTTTCGAGAAGTAAACCGTTTTTCAATCGCAGGCTACAAGGTCCTTGCAACCAAGCCTAGCTTTGACAAAAGATATTCAAAAAAAGATATACTTACCCACGATAAGCTCGGCCTGACCGCAGAAACTTTTTCAAGTATGGACGAACTCTTAAGCTTGGTTGAAAAAAATAAGCCAGATGTCCTGGCCGTTGATGAAATCCAATTTTTAAATGATCAAAGAGATGAATTTATTGACTTAATAAATGAATTTCTCAAGCGTGGACTCACAATCGTCCTGGCAGGACTTGATATGGACTACCTGGGCACACCCTTTGATGTCACCGAAGGAGTCTTTGCCATCAGCGACTATGTAACAAAACACCACGCCGTCTGCTCCAAGTGCGGATCTGACGCCTGGGTTTCACACAGGACAGTCGACAATGCAGACAGACTTGTCCTCGGCTCATCAGATATCTACGAGCCCCTATGTAGGACTTGCTTTAACAAGGAAAAAGAAAAGCAAGCCGCCAACAAAAACCAATTGAAATTTAACTAA
- a CDS encoding epoxyqueuosine reductase, protein MKKNDKAIELLKNMGLGPIAIVDADKYIKPDGYKEMAGYYSKAMEEFTAINSGSIIVMCIPYKHEKKSKLMSMGSLSTDYHRVFEGLAEDIKNAGVLGNFKAFTDTGPLFDRSAALISGLGFKGKNEFVINKTCGTYFYIAYLLTEEKFEEYSENIDYDCGECDLCMRACPTGAINQGQFKAGLCLSHLTQAVEIDEKFFPYIKTLYGCDICQRVCPYNKDTPPGLRVFEVDEDIDYEKLFAISNSDYKKIFGDKAFFWRKRNIIKRNAILRAANLGQNIDVYIKMEEEKGNDYLFSAIKYYKDLKK, encoded by the coding sequence ATGAAGAAAAATGATAAGGCGATTGAATTATTAAAGAATATGGGTCTTGGTCCAATAGCAATAGTGGATGCCGATAAGTATATAAAACCTGATGGCTACAAGGAGATGGCAGGATATTATTCAAAGGCCATGGAAGAATTTACGGCTATAAATTCTGGCAGTATTATTGTCATGTGCATACCCTATAAGCATGAGAAGAAAAGCAAGCTCATGTCCATGGGGTCTTTGTCGACTGACTATCACAGGGTCTTTGAGGGCCTGGCAGAAGACATAAAAAATGCAGGAGTCTTGGGAAACTTCAAGGCCTTTACAGATACGGGCCCACTTTTTGATAGGTCGGCGGCTTTGATTTCTGGTTTGGGTTTTAAGGGCAAGAATGAATTTGTTATAAATAAAACCTGTGGCACATATTTTTATATTGCTTATTTGTTAACTGAAGAAAAGTTTGAAGAGTACAGTGAAAATATAGATTACGATTGTGGGGAATGCGATTTGTGTATGCGGGCTTGTCCTACAGGGGCTATTAACCAAGGGCAATTTAAAGCAGGGTTATGCCTCAGCCATTTGACCCAGGCTGTGGAAATCGACGAAAAATTTTTCCCATATATAAAAACTCTTTACGGCTGCGATATTTGCCAGAGGGTTTGTCCATATAACAAGGATACGCCGCCTGGCCTCAGGGTTTTTGAAGTTGACGAGGATATTGATTATGAAAAGCTCTTCGCCATTTCAAATAGCGACTACAAAAAAATCTTTGGCGACAAGGCCTTCTTTTGGCGGAAGAGAAATATCATAAAGAGAAATGCAATTCTTAGAGCGGCAAATTTGGGACAAAATATTGACGTATATATAAAAATGGAAGAAGAAAAGGGAAATGATTATCTTTTTTCAGCCATAAAATATTATAAAGATTTGAAAAAATAA
- the deoD gene encoding purine-nucleoside phosphorylase has product MSTPHNEAKKGDIKKTVLMPGDPLRAKHIAETFLEDVKQFNSVRNMLGFSGTYKGHEFSVMGSGMGIPSFAIYAHELYTMYDVEKIVRVGSCGAYQKDLDLFDVIIAQGASSDSNFAHQFNLPGNLAALADFDSLEKAVQAAREMNKKVHVGNIFSSDIFYNADSDEWKKWEKMGVLGVEMESYALYLIAQYLNKKALGIFTVSDSFHKSEITTPEERQKSFNDMIEIALESCLK; this is encoded by the coding sequence ATGTCAACACCACATAATGAAGCCAAAAAAGGCGATATTAAAAAAACAGTTTTAATGCCAGGAGACCCACTTAGGGCCAAGCACATTGCAGAAACTTTCTTGGAAGATGTAAAGCAATTTAACTCAGTTAGAAATATGCTAGGCTTCTCTGGCACCTACAAGGGCCACGAATTTTCCGTAATGGGAAGCGGCATGGGCATTCCTTCATTTGCAATATACGCCCACGAGCTCTACACAATGTATGATGTAGAAAAAATTGTAAGAGTCGGTTCATGCGGAGCCTACCAAAAAGATTTGGATCTCTTTGATGTCATCATTGCCCAAGGGGCTTCCAGCGACAGCAATTTTGCCCACCAATTTAATCTTCCGGGCAATCTTGCAGCTCTTGCAGACTTTGATTCCCTTGAAAAAGCTGTCCAAGCTGCTCGCGAAATGAATAAAAAAGTTCATGTTGGAAACATTTTCTCATCCGACATTTTCTATAATGCAGATTCCGACGAATGGAAAAAATGGGAAAAGATGGGAGTGCTTGGCGTAGAAATGGAATCCTATGCTTTATATTTGATCGCCCAATATCTAAATAAAAAAGCCCTAGGCATTTTTACAGTTAGTGACTCCTTCCACAAAAGCGAGATCACAACACCAGAAGAAAGGCAAAAATCATTTAACGATATGATTGAAATAGCTTTAGAATCATGCTTGAAGTAA
- the fusA gene encoding elongation factor G: MKAFTADKIRNVSLLGHSSSGKTTFTEALLFATKVVNRQGRVEDKNTVSDFDHEEMERGVSIGTSVIPIEYKDYKFNILDTPGYFDFIGEWYGAKRVSDGSIIVVDAQSGVEVGTEKAWNNVEKYNTPRIIFLNKMDKENVNFEKTYQLMKAKLGDKIVPFTIPFGDGENFTGYVDVLDKKGYQFDGSDVKEVEAPADKLELCAKYQEALNEIVAESSEELMEKYFSGEEFTREEFVGGLKTAIATGEMAPLFVGVSTEGKGVLRVLDAVRRYIPSPAESGPHRGIWNEEIIERETKDDDFFSAEVFKTIVDPFVGKLTLFKVISGTLDKNSHIFNSTRKEDEKLGGLFFLRGKNQVETDIVRAGDIAATSKLQYTKTGDTLCEKQNPIVYETLRYPEPTLFMAVYPVKQGDDEKIGTSLNKLVEEDPSFIIERNKDTKELLIGGQGNMQIQVISDKLKSRFGVEVDLRKPKIAYRETIKKKAEVQGKHKKQSGGAGQYGDVWIRFEPCEEDFVFEEEVFGGAVPKNYFPAVEKGIEESMEKGILAGYPVVHLKAVLYDGSYHDVDSNEMAFKIAAQLAFKKGMEEAGPVLLEPVVKAEISIPEEYLGDVMGDMNKRRGRIFGMEQQRDGTQKVIAEAPHAEMLDYAIDLRAMTQARGSFKMEFVRYEEVPANLVDKIKAEAGVEE, encoded by the coding sequence ATGAAAGCATTTACAGCTGATAAAATCAGAAACGTATCACTTTTGGGACACTCGAGCTCCGGTAAAACTACTTTTACTGAAGCACTTTTATTTGCAACCAAGGTCGTAAATAGACAAGGTCGCGTAGAAGACAAAAATACAGTCTCAGACTTTGACCATGAAGAAATGGAAAGAGGAGTTTCAATTGGAACATCAGTTATTCCTATAGAATATAAAGATTACAAGTTTAATATCTTAGATACTCCAGGTTATTTTGACTTTATCGGTGAATGGTACGGAGCCAAGAGGGTTTCTGACGGATCAATTATCGTAGTCGATGCTCAATCAGGCGTTGAAGTTGGAACAGAAAAGGCTTGGAACAACGTTGAAAAATATAATACTCCGCGTATAATATTTTTAAATAAAATGGATAAGGAAAATGTAAACTTTGAAAAGACCTACCAACTTATGAAGGCAAAATTGGGCGACAAGATCGTTCCATTTACAATTCCATTTGGCGATGGGGAAAACTTTACAGGTTATGTAGACGTCCTTGACAAAAAGGGCTATCAATTTGACGGCTCAGATGTTAAAGAAGTTGAAGCACCAGCTGACAAATTAGAGCTCTGTGCAAAATACCAAGAAGCTTTAAATGAAATCGTAGCTGAAAGCTCTGAAGAACTCATGGAAAAATATTTCTCAGGCGAAGAATTTACCAGAGAAGAATTTGTTGGCGGTTTAAAAACTGCTATTGCAACTGGTGAAATGGCTCCACTATTTGTGGGCGTTTCCACAGAAGGCAAGGGCGTTTTGAGAGTGCTTGACGCAGTTCGCAGATACATTCCATCACCTGCAGAATCAGGTCCACACAGAGGTATTTGGAACGAAGAAATTATCGAACGCGAAACCAAGGACGACGACTTCTTCTCAGCAGAAGTCTTTAAGACAATCGTTGACCCATTCGTAGGAAAATTAACTCTCTTTAAAGTTATAAGTGGTACTTTGGACAAGAACAGCCACATCTTTAACTCCACCAGAAAAGAAGACGAAAAACTCGGAGGATTATTCTTCTTAAGAGGTAAGAACCAAGTTGAAACAGACATCGTTCGCGCTGGTGATATAGCAGCTACTTCAAAACTCCAATACACAAAGACTGGGGACACACTCTGCGAAAAGCAAAATCCAATTGTTTATGAAACACTCAGATATCCTGAACCAACTTTATTTATGGCAGTATATCCAGTTAAGCAAGGTGACGACGAAAAGATTGGCACAAGCTTGAATAAATTGGTCGAAGAAGATCCTTCATTTATCATTGAAAGAAACAAAGATACCAAGGAACTCTTGATCGGTGGTCAAGGAAATATGCAAATCCAAGTTATCTCAGACAAATTAAAATCCAGATTTGGCGTTGAAGTTGACCTAAGAAAACCAAAGATTGCCTATCGTGAAACCATCAAGAAAAAAGCAGAAGTCCAAGGTAAGCACAAGAAGCAATCAGGTGGTGCTGGTCAATACGGTGACGTTTGGATTCGCTTTGAACCATGCGAAGAAGACTTTGTATTCGAAGAAGAAGTATTCGGCGGCGCAGTTCCAAAGAACTATTTCCCAGCTGTTGAAAAGGGTATTGAAGAATCCATGGAAAAGGGAATCTTGGCAGGCTATCCTGTAGTTCACTTAAAGGCAGTCCTATACGATGGAAGCTACCACGACGTTGACTCAAACGAAATGGCCTTTAAGATTGCGGCACAACTTGCCTTTAAGAAGGGTATGGAAGAAGCTGGACCAGTTTTACTAGAACCAGTTGTTAAGGCTGAAATCTCAATCCCTGAAGAATATCTGGGCGACGTCATGGGCGACATGAACAAACGCCGTGGCAGAATCTTCGGTATGGAACAACAAAGAGACGGCACACAAAAAGTTATAGCTGAAGCTCCACACGCAGAAATGCTTGACTATGCGATTGACCTAAGGGCCATGACCCAAGCAAGGGGATCCTTCAAGATGGAATTCGTTAGATACGAAGAAGTCCCTGCAAACTTGGTTGACAAAATCAAAGCAGAAGCAGGCGTTGAAGAATAA
- a CDS encoding NAD(P)/FAD-dependent oxidoreductase — protein MQLININTSLDYDDKEIQKEISKKYGIKVKDYKIIQRSLDARRQTLKFNLKIAVDVDKKLKDSSQMPEPYQLPDKKCDLKIAIVGAGPAGLYAAHVLENTGATVHVYERGGDVDQRVRDVNDFLKSRNLNPNSNISFGEGGAGTFSDGKLTSRSKDARKEYIKEVLFKYGADEEITIMHKPHIGTDVLREVIKHFRNDLEDAGIKFYFNTRVDNILIENGTAKAVVVDGKPIYYDKIILAIGNAARDTFKNLISDGLHLNAKPFAIGFRIEHLQTFVDKSQFKNYAGHPRLFKGEYSLACDGVYSFCMCPGGIVVPSSSEPEHLCVNGMSYHNRGLRNANSAIVTTINDYTKALDSITFQEEIEKRAFELGGGDYTAPAIHVHDFLDKSEAKTLKEVQPSYPLGVRYVKIDEIYGDKIADKLRQGLLAMNNKMHGFLDDAILTAVESKTSSPVNIERNEEFMTNIKNLYACGEGAGYAGGIVSAGLDGLKCAEKILEVL, from the coding sequence ATGCAATTAATAAATATAAATACCAGCCTAGACTACGATGACAAAGAAATTCAAAAAGAAATTTCCAAAAAATATGGCATTAAAGTCAAGGATTACAAGATAATACAAAGGAGCCTTGACGCCAGGCGGCAGACTCTTAAATTCAATTTAAAAATTGCAGTAGACGTTGACAAAAAGTTAAAGGACTCCAGCCAAATGCCAGAGCCTTATCAGCTGCCAGATAAAAAATGCGACCTAAAAATTGCAATTGTCGGTGCAGGTCCTGCAGGTCTTTACGCTGCCCACGTCCTAGAAAATACAGGAGCCACAGTCCATGTATACGAGCGTGGTGGTGACGTTGACCAAAGGGTCAGAGATGTAAATGACTTTTTAAAAAGCAGAAACCTTAATCCAAACTCCAATATAAGTTTTGGTGAAGGAGGAGCCGGCACTTTTTCAGATGGCAAACTCACCTCCCGATCCAAGGACGCCCGCAAGGAATATATAAAGGAAGTTCTCTTTAAATACGGGGCCGATGAAGAAATAACCATCATGCACAAGCCTCATATCGGAACAGATGTCTTGCGTGAAGTCATCAAGCATTTTAGAAATGATTTAGAAGATGCTGGAATTAAATTTTATTTTAACACCAGGGTCGATAACATTTTAATAGAAAACGGAACTGCCAAGGCTGTTGTTGTCGATGGCAAGCCTATCTATTACGACAAAATTATTTTAGCTATTGGCAATGCAGCCAGGGACACTTTTAAAAACCTTATATCTGATGGCCTACATTTAAATGCAAAACCCTTTGCAATTGGTTTTAGGATTGAACACCTGCAAACTTTTGTAGACAAATCTCAATTCAAAAACTATGCTGGTCACCCCAGACTTTTTAAAGGCGAATACAGTCTTGCCTGCGACGGAGTTTATAGCTTTTGCATGTGCCCAGGTGGAATTGTCGTTCCAAGTTCTAGCGAACCCGAGCACTTATGTGTAAACGGAATGAGCTATCACAATCGCGGCCTTAGAAACGCTAACTCGGCCATTGTTACAACTATAAATGATTATACAAAAGCCTTGGACTCAATTACCTTCCAAGAGGAAATTGAAAAGCGGGCTTTTGAACTTGGCGGCGGCGACTACACTGCCCCAGCTATACACGTCCACGACTTTTTGGATAAGTCAGAGGCAAAAACTTTAAAGGAAGTTCAACCCAGCTATCCGCTTGGAGTTCGCTATGTAAAAATAGATGAAATTTACGGGGACAAAATAGCAGACAAGCTCCGACAAGGCTTGCTGGCTATGAACAATAAAATGCATGGATTTTTGGACGACGCAATTCTAACTGCTGTCGAATCAAAAACAAGCTCCCCTGTCAATATAGAAAGAAATGAAGAATTTATGACCAATATTAAAAACCTCTACGCTTGCGGAGAAGGCGCAGGATATGCCGGCGGAATTGTAAGCGCAGGTTTGGACGGATTAAAATGTGCAGAAAAAATTTTGGAGGTATTATGA